One genomic window of Myxococcales bacterium includes the following:
- the wecB gene encoding UDP-N-acetylglucosamine 2-epimerase (non-hydrolyzing) → MAFKILCVAGARPNFMKIAPILRAFGGDPRFEAKLVHTGQHYDAKLSKVFFEDLKIPRPDIELEVGSGSHAQQTAEIMRRFEPILEAEQPHGVLVVGDVNSTVGCAVVTSKYFLREPYLYRGRARQRPLMIHVEAGLRSFDDDMPEEINRKLTDAVSDLLYVSDPSGTTNLAKEGVAEERWAFVGNVMIDTLLAARSEADKSRVLADLGLEAGSYGLVTLHRPSNVDDPVALRKLLGTLLEIAKDLRLVFPVHPRTRKRLEDAGIQLDPARFLVVDPQGYLDFMKLTASAKCVLTDSGGVQEETTVLGVPCITLRENTERPVTCEEGTNQLAGVEREAILAAYARIDEVRAAGKVPRFWDGKSAARIVAHLGQLLDAPAAPTERS, encoded by the coding sequence ATGGCGTTCAAGATCCTATGTGTGGCAGGCGCGCGACCAAACTTCATGAAGATCGCGCCGATCTTGCGAGCGTTCGGGGGCGACCCGCGCTTCGAGGCGAAGCTCGTCCACACCGGGCAGCACTACGACGCGAAGTTGTCGAAGGTGTTCTTCGAGGACCTCAAGATCCCGCGCCCCGACATCGAGCTCGAGGTCGGCTCGGGCAGCCACGCGCAGCAGACCGCCGAGATCATGCGTCGCTTCGAGCCGATCTTGGAGGCCGAGCAGCCTCACGGCGTGCTCGTCGTCGGCGACGTCAACTCCACCGTGGGCTGCGCGGTGGTCACCTCGAAGTACTTTCTCCGCGAGCCCTACCTCTACCGCGGCCGCGCGCGGCAGCGCCCGCTGATGATCCACGTGGAGGCGGGCCTTCGCAGCTTCGACGACGACATGCCCGAGGAGATCAACCGCAAGCTCACGGACGCCGTGAGCGATCTGCTCTATGTGTCCGACCCGTCGGGCACGACGAACCTCGCGAAGGAGGGCGTCGCCGAGGAGCGCTGGGCCTTCGTGGGCAACGTGATGATCGACACCCTGCTCGCGGCGCGCTCCGAGGCCGACAAGTCGAGGGTGCTCGCCGATCTCGGGCTCGAGGCCGGCTCCTACGGCCTGGTCACGCTGCACCGCCCGAGCAACGTCGACGACCCGGTGGCGCTGAGGAAGCTCCTCGGCACGCTCCTCGAGATCGCCAAAGACCTGCGGCTCGTGTTCCCGGTGCACCCGCGCACCCGAAAGCGCTTGGAAGACGCGGGCATCCAGCTCGACCCGGCGAGGTTTTTGGTGGTCGATCCGCAGGGATACCTCGACTTCATGAAGCTCACGGCCAGCGCGAAGTGTGTCCTCACCGATTCGGGCGGCGTGCAAGAGGAGACCACCGTGCTCGGCGTGCCGTGCATCACGCTGCGCGAGAACACGGAGCGCCCGGTCACTTGCGAGGAGGGCACGAACCAGCTCGCCGGCGTCGAGCGCGAGGCCATCCTCGCGGCGTACGCGCGCATCGACGAGGTGCGGGCGGCGGGCAAGGTGCCGCGCTTCTGGGACGGCAAGAGCGCGGCGCGCATCGTCGCCCACCTCGGCCAGTTGCTCGACGCGCCGGCGGCGCCCACGGAGCGGAGCTGA
- the nadE gene encoding NAD(+) synthase — protein MAFSKDVLTLDCAQETERITAKLREAVLGTLKRKGVIVALSGGIDSSVVGALSVRAFGKERVFGLQLPEKENSDDTRNLSALMCKHFEIDFAVEEMSPLLEGARAYQRRDEAIKTAIPEYGPGWKSKIVLPSVVDTDSYRVFSVVALSPEGKEVKARLPLPGYLGIVAATNFKQRCRKMLEYYHADRLNYAVSGTPNLVEYDQGFFVKLGDGAADVKPIAHLYKSQVYAMAEYLGVPEEVRRRPPTTDTYSLPQSQEEFYYSLPYDKMDLAIYAKNHGVSAAEAAPVLGVSAEQVERVFRDIDGKRAFAKYLHAAPILVAEPTG, from the coding sequence ATGGCCTTTAGCAAAGACGTCCTCACGCTCGACTGCGCCCAAGAAACCGAGCGCATCACCGCCAAGCTCCGCGAGGCCGTCCTCGGCACGCTCAAGCGCAAGGGCGTGATCGTGGCGCTCTCGGGTGGCATCGACTCGAGCGTCGTCGGGGCGCTCTCGGTGCGCGCGTTCGGGAAGGAGCGGGTCTTCGGTCTTCAGCTCCCCGAGAAGGAGAACTCCGACGACACCCGCAACCTGTCGGCGCTCATGTGCAAGCACTTCGAGATCGACTTCGCCGTCGAGGAAATGTCGCCGCTGCTCGAGGGCGCGCGCGCCTACCAGCGCCGCGACGAGGCCATCAAGACCGCCATCCCCGAGTACGGCCCCGGCTGGAAGAGCAAGATCGTGCTCCCGTCGGTCGTCGACACCGACTCGTACCGAGTTTTCTCGGTCGTGGCCCTCAGCCCCGAGGGCAAGGAGGTGAAGGCGCGCCTGCCCCTCCCCGGCTACCTCGGCATCGTCGCGGCGACGAACTTCAAGCAGCGCTGCCGCAAGATGCTGGAGTATTACCACGCCGACCGCCTGAACTACGCCGTCTCGGGCACGCCGAACCTGGTCGAATACGACCAAGGCTTCTTCGTGAAGCTCGGCGACGGCGCCGCAGACGTGAAGCCGATCGCGCACTTGTACAAATCGCAGGTGTACGCGATGGCCGAGTACCTGGGTGTGCCGGAGGAGGTCCGCCGTCGGCCCCCGACGACCGACACCTACTCGCTGCCGCAGTCGCAGGAGGAGTTCTACTACTCCCTCCCGTACGACAAGATGGACCTCGCCATCTACGCGAAGAACCACGGCGTGTCGGCCGCCGAGGCCGCGCCCGTGCTCGGCGTCAGCGCCGAGCAGGTGGAGCGGGTGTTCCGCGACATCGACGGGAAGCGCGCCTTCGCGAAGTACCTCCACGCCGCGCCGATCCTGGTCGCCGAGCCGACGGGCTGA
- a CDS encoding alpha/beta fold hydrolase translates to MKHLARLTIASTVSLSLIALAALSFGGCSSEVKPAPNPPGTCTPGATDCDAGGGGLTLKTPALPCADAPESVYGAPPADAAGRGDITRCSTETPLTKEALTAKLTEVGYKGKPATSGARVYRVQFKTERGDEKNTAAASSGIIYVPDTPRAEKLPVVVAARGSRGQAAACAASKFDKAAEYVNDDLYSLVYPLVGAGYAVVLPDLAGYSNYGAAGNPPSVYAGAADVGKSTLDSAKAMRKLFPVLDNKVVLVGHSQGGHSALSALALAPAYAPELPIAGVAVYAPLWLSQRSWGAALFSGVSKDYPIATVPSIAAVSVWYHYTHAELLDGPGEGKKLFPADKADKIKAFVDGQCWDAKYPQLEALGTLPNDLFDPEFVKTVALVAAGINDCDPANAACVKWAKRYAADRPRLTGAAAQTPMLLLYGAKDTTIPKDRMQCALDRLKQDQTKTTVCVEPDATHSSIVDVRSDYVADWIANVALGGPAPAACPSDEKALVDDKGAAVKCATPPPND, encoded by the coding sequence ATGAAGCACCTCGCTCGACTAACGATCGCGTCCACCGTTTCGCTTTCGCTCATCGCGCTCGCGGCGCTCTCTTTCGGCGGCTGCTCGTCGGAGGTGAAGCCCGCGCCCAACCCGCCCGGAACCTGCACGCCGGGCGCGACCGACTGCGACGCCGGCGGCGGTGGGCTCACGCTGAAGACCCCGGCCCTGCCCTGCGCGGACGCGCCGGAGTCGGTGTATGGGGCGCCCCCCGCCGACGCGGCCGGTCGCGGCGACATCACGCGCTGCTCGACCGAGACCCCGCTCACGAAGGAGGCCCTGACGGCCAAGCTCACCGAGGTCGGCTACAAGGGCAAGCCCGCGACGAGCGGCGCGCGTGTGTACCGCGTGCAGTTCAAGACCGAGCGCGGCGACGAGAAGAACACCGCCGCGGCGTCGAGCGGCATCATCTACGTCCCCGACACCCCGCGCGCCGAGAAGCTCCCGGTGGTCGTCGCGGCCCGCGGCAGCCGCGGGCAGGCCGCCGCGTGCGCCGCGTCGAAGTTCGACAAGGCCGCTGAGTACGTCAACGACGATCTCTACAGCCTGGTGTACCCGCTCGTGGGCGCAGGTTACGCGGTGGTGCTGCCCGACCTCGCGGGGTACTCGAACTACGGCGCCGCCGGCAACCCGCCGAGCGTCTACGCGGGCGCGGCGGACGTGGGCAAGTCGACGCTCGACTCGGCGAAGGCCATGCGCAAGCTCTTCCCCGTGCTCGACAACAAGGTCGTGCTCGTCGGCCACTCGCAGGGCGGACACTCGGCGCTGTCGGCCCTCGCGCTCGCCCCGGCGTACGCCCCCGAGCTGCCCATCGCCGGCGTAGCCGTGTACGCGCCGCTCTGGCTCTCTCAGCGCTCCTGGGGTGCGGCCCTCTTCTCGGGCGTAAGCAAGGACTACCCCATCGCCACGGTGCCGAGCATCGCGGCGGTGTCAGTCTGGTACCACTACACCCACGCCGAGCTGCTCGACGGCCCGGGCGAGGGCAAGAAGCTCTTCCCGGCCGACAAGGCCGACAAGATCAAGGCCTTCGTCGACGGCCAGTGCTGGGACGCGAAGTACCCGCAGCTCGAGGCCCTCGGCACGCTTCCGAACGACCTCTTCGATCCCGAGTTCGTCAAGACGGTCGCGCTGGTCGCGGCCGGCATCAACGACTGCGACCCCGCGAACGCGGCGTGCGTGAAGTGGGCCAAGCGCTACGCCGCCGACCGCCCGCGGCTCACGGGCGCCGCGGCCCAGACGCCCATGCTCCTGCTCTACGGGGCGAAGGACACGACGATCCCGAAGGATCGCATGCAGTGCGCGCTCGACCGCCTGAAGCAAGACCAGACCAAGACGACCGTGTGCGTCGAACCCGACGCGACCCACAGCAGCATCGTCGACGTCCGGAGCGATTACGTGGCAGATTGGATCGCGAACGTGGCCCTGGGGGGGCCGGCTCCCGCGGCTTGCCCGAGTGACGAGAAAGCCCTCGTCGACGACAAGGGCGCCGCCGTAAAGTGCGCGACTCCCCCGCCGAACGACTGA
- a CDS encoding outer membrane protein transport protein has translation MLSRRFARAHAPGFAVGLAPRLPRLARLAIPSLAALGLLGFASEARASGYLTARYGSDMGTPATPNAYAVYYNPAAMGGTHGTNLIIDASVVARFASYERATTAPSADCQKDPDCVAANTGKGTLKNLLALPYIGATTDLGTKDFRLGLAGYIPYGGMATWDKRGGVQGIPGSTDGPQRWHTISGTILAMHATLAASYTLPANFSVGASVSGIYHTVGTVRARNADDGDVVRGPDGSLTEGRSYLKANAFNVGATFGLYWAPEKTGSRGLDHRLKLGISYTSQPGFGETRMAGELTQVLGSGVAGDIQKIDFLQTYPDIIRFGAAYKLPGDKWELKADVDFVRWSVFDRQCVVLAGKQCNIDGATGGPAGATDAEKAANSRDVVLNLKRDWQNAVGFRAGPSYFLSPDVELFGSLGFSTSAVPKATIDANTIDSFRIYAAAGLRYELSKRIALAGSYNHIFFMPVDNTGVSVYAKNLQPSRSPSAEGKYSSTIGMLNANVTLSF, from the coding sequence ATGCTTTCGCGGAGATTTGCTCGCGCCCACGCGCCTGGTTTCGCGGTTGGTCTCGCCCCCCGGCTGCCTCGCCTCGCGCGCCTCGCCATCCCGTCGCTGGCAGCCCTCGGGCTGCTCGGCTTCGCCTCGGAGGCGCGCGCCAGCGGCTACCTGACGGCGCGCTACGGCTCCGACATGGGCACGCCGGCCACGCCGAACGCCTACGCCGTCTACTACAACCCCGCGGCGATGGGCGGCACGCACGGCACGAACCTCATCATCGACGCGTCGGTGGTGGCGCGCTTCGCGTCGTACGAGCGGGCGACCACGGCGCCGTCGGCCGACTGCCAGAAAGACCCCGACTGCGTCGCGGCGAACACCGGCAAAGGCACCCTCAAGAACCTGCTCGCGCTCCCGTACATCGGCGCGACGACCGATCTCGGCACGAAAGATTTCCGCCTCGGCCTCGCGGGCTACATCCCCTACGGCGGGATGGCCACGTGGGACAAGAGGGGCGGCGTCCAAGGCATCCCCGGCTCGACCGACGGCCCGCAGCGCTGGCACACCATCTCGGGGACGATCCTCGCGATGCACGCCACGCTGGCCGCCTCCTACACCCTCCCGGCGAACTTCTCCGTGGGCGCCAGCGTGAGCGGCATTTACCACACGGTCGGCACCGTCCGCGCGCGCAACGCCGACGACGGCGACGTGGTCCGCGGGCCCGACGGCAGCCTCACCGAGGGGCGGAGCTACCTGAAGGCGAACGCGTTCAACGTGGGCGCCACGTTCGGTCTCTATTGGGCCCCCGAGAAGACCGGCAGCCGCGGCCTCGACCACCGCCTGAAGCTCGGCATCTCGTACACGAGCCAGCCCGGCTTCGGCGAGACCCGCATGGCGGGGGAGCTCACCCAGGTGCTCGGCTCCGGCGTGGCCGGTGACATCCAGAAGATCGACTTTCTCCAGACCTACCCGGACATCATCCGCTTCGGCGCCGCGTACAAGCTCCCCGGCGACAAGTGGGAGCTGAAAGCCGACGTCGACTTCGTGCGTTGGTCGGTGTTCGACAGGCAGTGCGTCGTGCTCGCGGGCAAGCAGTGCAACATCGACGGCGCGACGGGCGGCCCGGCGGGCGCCACCGACGCCGAGAAGGCCGCGAACAGCCGCGACGTCGTGCTGAACCTGAAGCGCGATTGGCAAAATGCGGTCGGCTTCCGCGCCGGCCCCTCGTATTTCCTGAGCCCCGACGTGGAGCTCTTCGGCAGCCTCGGGTTCAGCACCTCGGCGGTGCCCAAGGCCACGATCGACGCGAACACGATCGACTCGTTCCGTATCTACGCCGCGGCCGGCCTCCGCTACGAGCTCTCCAAGCGCATCGCTCTCGCCGGCAGCTACAACCACATCTTCTTCATGCCGGTCGACAACACCGGCGTGAGCGTCTACGCCAAGAATCTCCAGCCGTCGCGCTCGCCGAGCGCCGAGGGCAAGTACTCGTCCACCATCGGAATGCTGAACGCGAACGTGACGCTCAGCTTCTAG
- a CDS encoding bifunctional (p)ppGpp synthetase/guanosine-3',5'-bis(diphosphate) 3'-pyrophosphohydrolase — MLPVDDLILRIRAYQPTADAELVKRAYDYSFRMHAGQMRKSGDPYFIHPASVAGAIADLRLDTASVCAGLLHDVVEDTLATTKDLEREFGEEIAQLVDGVTKLSKINFTSKEDRQAENFRKMVVAMSRDIRVLLVKLCDRVDNMRTMQHMKPDAQERISRETMEIYAPLANRLGMAEYKCELEDLAFRYLEPDGYQEVVQGIQKTKAQREKYIADVSRTLASRLAEQAFAADVSGRAKHLYSVWRKMKQNECSVEQIHDLIAFRVIVESVSDCYAALGVIHSKWTPVPGRFKDYIALPKPNMYQSLHTTVIGPGRERVEIQIRTHDMHRVAERGIAAHWKYKSRHSGGMSDDDVARFGWLQQLMKWQKDLKDPAEFLEGVKVDLFQEEVYVFTPKGDVRVFPRGATPIDFAYQIHSQLGDHITGARVNGKLEPLRYKLRNGDVVEVVTSPSQQPSKDWIDLVATTSARAKIRAFLRTEHRERSYRLGKELVEREFHRASVSFSKLQKNENELRKVLEALKVATIDELFIQVGYGKADPKDVLHAVAPPAEDGSADAPESIREGRIAGFVRKVIKGDDSGGIRLNGIDDVLVRYAKCCSPLPGDDILGFITRGRGITIHRRGCAKAFDTDPDRRVEIQWDSKAKINRAVQLKVVAQNRMGILANVGSTFSAQGINITEANCRAGDDGRAINIFTFVCQDLTQLKTVMRALQKLQGVVAVERA, encoded by the coding sequence ATGCTCCCCGTCGACGACCTTATCCTTCGGATTCGCGCTTACCAGCCGACGGCTGACGCCGAGCTCGTCAAGCGCGCCTACGACTACAGCTTTCGCATGCACGCCGGGCAGATGCGGAAGTCGGGAGACCCCTACTTCATCCACCCGGCGAGCGTCGCCGGCGCGATCGCCGACCTGCGGCTCGACACCGCGAGCGTGTGCGCTGGGCTGCTGCACGACGTGGTGGAGGACACCCTCGCCACCACGAAGGATCTGGAGCGCGAGTTCGGCGAAGAGATCGCGCAGCTGGTCGACGGCGTCACGAAGCTGAGCAAAATCAACTTCACCTCGAAGGAGGACCGGCAGGCCGAGAATTTCCGGAAGATGGTCGTCGCGATGTCGCGCGACATCCGCGTGCTCTTGGTCAAGCTCTGCGACCGCGTCGACAACATGCGCACGATGCAGCACATGAAGCCGGACGCGCAGGAGCGGATCTCGCGCGAGACCATGGAAATCTACGCGCCGCTCGCCAACCGGCTCGGCATGGCCGAGTACAAGTGCGAGCTCGAAGACCTCGCGTTCCGGTACCTCGAGCCCGACGGCTACCAAGAGGTCGTGCAGGGCATCCAGAAGACCAAGGCCCAGCGCGAGAAGTACATCGCCGACGTGTCGCGGACGCTCGCGAGCCGCCTCGCGGAGCAGGCGTTCGCCGCCGACGTGTCGGGCCGCGCGAAGCACCTCTACTCGGTGTGGCGCAAGATGAAGCAGAACGAGTGTTCGGTGGAGCAGATCCACGACCTCATCGCGTTCCGCGTCATCGTCGAGAGCGTGAGCGACTGCTACGCGGCGCTCGGCGTCATCCACTCCAAGTGGACGCCCGTGCCCGGGCGCTTCAAGGACTACATCGCGCTGCCCAAGCCGAACATGTACCAGTCGCTCCACACGACGGTCATCGGGCCTGGCCGCGAGCGCGTGGAGATCCAGATCCGCACCCACGACATGCACCGCGTCGCGGAGCGCGGCATCGCGGCCCACTGGAAGTACAAGTCGCGCCACTCGGGCGGCATGTCCGACGACGACGTCGCGCGCTTCGGCTGGCTCCAGCAGCTCATGAAGTGGCAGAAGGACCTCAAGGATCCCGCAGAGTTCCTCGAGGGCGTGAAGGTCGACCTCTTCCAGGAGGAGGTGTACGTCTTCACTCCGAAGGGCGACGTGAGGGTCTTCCCGCGCGGGGCGACCCCGATCGACTTCGCCTACCAGATCCACTCACAGCTCGGCGACCACATCACCGGGGCGCGGGTGAACGGCAAGCTCGAGCCGCTCCGGTACAAGCTCCGCAACGGCGACGTGGTCGAGGTCGTCACCTCCCCCAGCCAGCAGCCCAGCAAGGACTGGATCGACCTCGTCGCCACCACGAGCGCCCGCGCCAAGATCCGCGCGTTCCTCCGCACCGAGCACCGCGAGCGCAGCTATCGGCTCGGCAAAGAGCTCGTGGAGCGCGAGTTTCACCGGGCGAGCGTGTCGTTCTCGAAGCTGCAGAAGAACGAGAACGAGCTGCGCAAGGTCCTCGAGGCCCTCAAGGTCGCGACGATCGACGAGCTCTTCATCCAGGTGGGCTACGGCAAGGCCGATCCGAAAGACGTGCTCCACGCCGTCGCGCCGCCCGCAGAGGACGGCTCCGCCGACGCGCCGGAGAGCATCCGCGAGGGGCGGATCGCCGGGTTCGTGCGCAAGGTCATCAAGGGCGACGACTCCGGCGGCATTCGCCTGAACGGCATCGACGACGTCCTCGTGCGCTACGCAAAGTGCTGCAGCCCGCTCCCCGGTGACGACATCCTCGGGTTCATCACGCGCGGGCGCGGCATCACGATCCACCGGCGCGGCTGCGCGAAGGCGTTCGACACCGATCCCGATCGCCGCGTGGAGATCCAGTGGGACTCGAAGGCCAAGATCAACCGCGCAGTGCAGCTCAAGGTGGTCGCGCAGAACCGTATGGGGATCCTCGCCAACGTCGGCAGCACGTTCAGCGCCCAGGGCATCAACATCACCGAGGCGAACTGCCGCGCGGGTGACGACGGGCGCGCGATCAACATCTTCACCTTCGTGTGCCAGGACCTCACGCAGCTGAAGACCGTCATGCGGGCCCTGCAGAAGCTCCAGGGCGTCGTGGCGGTGGAGCGCGCCTGA
- the trmFO gene encoding methylenetetrahydrofolate--tRNA-(uracil(54)-C(5))-methyltransferase (FADH(2)-oxidizing) TrmFO — protein MSAREVLIVGAGLAGCEAAFQLAERGVQVTLLEQKPLARTPAQTSDKLCELVCSNSMRGAALVNAVGLLKEELRRAGSLVLRAAEVAKVPAGGALAVDRDLFSDEVTRVLASHPRVRIVHEVVSAVPEASAERPVILATGPLTGDALAADLARAIGAEQLAYYDAIAPIVAADSIAWDRVFRQSRWGKGGSGGGEGEGEGDGAGDAALDATALGDEAYVNCPFDEEAYKAFVARVVAAEKVSPRSFEETRYFEGCLPIEVMASRGELTLAFGPMKPVGLTDPRTGRRPFAVVQLRQEDAAATAYNLVGFQTRMTYGAQAEVFRTIPGLEEAEILRFGSVHRNTFVNAPELLDERMQLRARPHLYLAGQITGVEGYVESAAGGLVCALGLAQTLAGLPFTPPPPTTALGGLRTHLSRPQPRYQPSNITWACMPPHENRRLKKRDRYQALAERALSDLDAWLAAAPLARPAPPA, from the coding sequence GTGAGCGCACGCGAAGTCTTGATCGTGGGAGCCGGCCTCGCCGGGTGTGAAGCGGCCTTTCAGCTCGCCGAGCGCGGCGTGCAGGTGACGCTCCTCGAGCAGAAGCCGCTCGCGCGCACCCCCGCTCAGACGAGCGACAAGCTCTGCGAGCTCGTCTGCTCCAACAGCATGCGCGGAGCGGCGCTGGTGAACGCGGTAGGCCTGCTCAAGGAAGAGCTCCGCCGCGCCGGCTCGCTCGTCCTCCGCGCGGCCGAGGTCGCGAAGGTGCCGGCGGGAGGCGCGCTCGCGGTCGATCGCGACCTGTTCTCCGACGAGGTGACCCGAGTGCTCGCGTCGCACCCGCGGGTGCGGATCGTCCACGAGGTCGTGTCGGCGGTCCCGGAGGCTTCGGCCGAGCGCCCGGTCATCCTCGCGACCGGTCCGCTCACCGGCGACGCGCTGGCCGCCGATCTCGCGCGGGCCATCGGCGCCGAGCAGCTCGCCTATTACGACGCGATCGCGCCGATCGTCGCCGCCGACAGCATCGCGTGGGACCGGGTGTTCCGGCAGTCGCGCTGGGGCAAGGGCGGCAGCGGCGGCGGCGAGGGCGAGGGCGAGGGCGACGGGGCCGGCGACGCCGCGCTGGACGCCACGGCCCTCGGCGACGAGGCCTACGTCAACTGCCCGTTCGACGAAGAGGCATACAAGGCCTTCGTGGCGCGCGTGGTCGCCGCCGAGAAGGTGTCGCCGCGCAGCTTCGAGGAGACACGCTACTTCGAGGGCTGCCTGCCGATCGAGGTCATGGCGTCGCGTGGCGAGCTCACCCTCGCCTTCGGGCCCATGAAGCCGGTGGGGCTCACCGATCCCCGCACCGGTCGCCGCCCGTTCGCGGTCGTTCAGCTCCGCCAGGAAGACGCCGCGGCCACCGCCTACAACCTCGTGGGCTTCCAGACCCGCATGACGTACGGCGCGCAAGCCGAGGTGTTTCGCACCATTCCGGGGCTCGAGGAGGCCGAGATCCTCCGCTTCGGCAGCGTGCACCGCAACACGTTCGTCAACGCGCCCGAGCTGCTCGACGAGCGCATGCAGCTCCGCGCCCGGCCGCACCTCTACCTCGCGGGACAGATCACCGGCGTGGAGGGCTACGTGGAGAGCGCCGCGGGCGGGCTCGTGTGCGCTCTCGGGCTCGCCCAGACGCTCGCGGGCCTCCCGTTCACGCCGCCGCCCCCGACCACGGCGCTCGGGGGGCTGCGCACGCACCTGTCCCGCCCGCAGCCCCGCTACCAGCCGTCCAACATCACGTGGGCCTGCATGCCTCCGCACGAGAACCGGAGGTTGAAGAAGCGCGATCGGTACCAGGCGCTCGCGGAGCGCGCCCTCTCGGACCTCGACGCGTGGCTCGCCGCCGCGCCGCTCGCCAGGCCCGCGCCGCCCGCCTGA
- a CDS encoding helix-turn-helix transcriptional regulator, with protein sequence MAERAPPPRPETAPAARPEDGGTHILVLRDPRALERERVAARPTLVVPLEGAVVVEAAPLAARVDRAKLALVPARARFRLRAAAPVAPTALVELGAAAEEGCFVEYAGHVDRSTYAEVMGEPRVLPRTRWVHELVHRYVFERTVCEKHASQASRFLETELVKEIYFLGGEALAQRTRASVTRDDAPLVARARALLDAHLFDDVGLPALCKRLGASESTLSRAFQREVGTSPAAYRRGRRLEEARLMLETGVYSASEVAHHVGYATLAAFTAAFSRRFGEPPSAARGRALGGAHALPPHGEPPRRPTRVPAPRA encoded by the coding sequence ATGGCCGAACGCGCGCCCCCACCGAGGCCCGAGACCGCGCCGGCCGCGCGCCCGGAAGACGGGGGGACGCACATCCTCGTCCTCCGGGATCCCCGGGCACTCGAGCGGGAGCGAGTCGCCGCGCGGCCCACGCTGGTCGTCCCCCTCGAGGGCGCGGTCGTCGTCGAGGCCGCGCCGCTCGCGGCCCGCGTCGATCGCGCGAAGCTCGCGCTCGTGCCCGCTCGTGCCCGCTTCCGGCTCCGCGCCGCGGCGCCCGTCGCGCCGACCGCGCTGGTCGAGCTCGGCGCGGCGGCCGAGGAGGGCTGCTTCGTCGAGTACGCGGGCCACGTGGACCGCTCCACATACGCCGAGGTGATGGGTGAGCCCCGCGTGCTCCCGCGGACACGCTGGGTCCACGAGCTCGTCCACCGCTACGTGTTCGAGCGCACGGTGTGCGAGAAGCACGCGAGCCAGGCGTCGCGGTTCCTCGAGACCGAGCTCGTAAAGGAGATTTACTTTCTCGGCGGCGAGGCCCTCGCTCAGCGCACGCGCGCGTCCGTCACGCGAGACGACGCGCCGCTCGTCGCGCGCGCGCGGGCGCTCCTCGACGCCCACCTGTTCGACGACGTCGGCTTGCCCGCGCTCTGCAAGCGCCTCGGCGCGAGCGAGTCGACCCTCTCCCGCGCGTTTCAGCGCGAGGTCGGCACTTCCCCCGCCGCGTACCGTCGCGGCCGACGCCTCGAGGAGGCGCGGCTCATGCTCGAGACAGGCGTCTACAGCGCGAGCGAGGTCGCGCACCACGTCGGCTACGCCACCCTGGCCGCGTTCACGGCGGCCTTCTCGCGCAGGTTCGGTGAGCCGCCGTCCGCGGCGCGCGGGCGAGCCCTCGGCGGCGCGCACGCGCTGCCGCCCCACGGGGAGCCCCCGCGGCGCCCGACGCGCGTCCCGGCGCCCCGCGCGTGA